From the Labilibaculum sp. DW002 genome, one window contains:
- a CDS encoding tetratricopeptide repeat-containing sensor histidine kinase: protein MKSILLFALYSFLYTTHIFSASHLQDDLKNPTNDDIRHIITYAEQLRDSSYAVSIKTGKKAISLAIEREEVNILADSYKSLGVTYYYQGAFDSSHYYYEKALEQFKIVGDSLNIGKITGNFGIIYRRTGKYDKALQQYLKAIEIYQRLDYKSGLAGIYLNIGGVYQTLEDKEKALNFYRKAQDIFITLKDKHRLSRVLTNIGVIKFEQGLFRESLNVQLQALKINDDSGMLQHKGIIHLNLGQSYQALGEPIKALEHCNLCEEIRLQLNDIWGLGKLYLLKAEILKSLEKYNDSEAYYIKAEETCASNDLIADLKETYYRYSLFLEEQRQFEKSISYLKKHNQLKDSLLESYRSEIVAELTTKYESVQQEKELELLQQKSQIQDLKLGEKNAWIITLAVVLLLGAIAIIVSLRINRLSVAHKIMDLRQKVLLSQMNPHFLFNSLTAIQSFILDERNDEANNYLSRLATLVRGILENSREEFVSLRTELETLADYISLQKLRFENDITYQFEIDENIDQDEIVVPPMLAQPFVENALIHGGLRNMTDAKIEVKVSLSKNKEQVRFQIVDNGIGIEEAKKQNIEKKTHKSLATSIALDRVKIYNFKSSKKMHFDLIDLKTIQEDKRGTLVTYTIPLQVYKD from the coding sequence ATGAAATCTATTCTACTATTTGCTCTTTATTCATTTTTATATACAACGCATATATTTTCAGCTTCGCACCTTCAAGATGATCTGAAAAACCCGACAAATGACGACATAAGACATATAATTACGTATGCAGAACAATTAAGAGATTCATCATATGCTGTAAGTATTAAAACGGGAAAAAAAGCAATTTCGTTGGCAATAGAAAGAGAAGAGGTAAATATTTTAGCAGATAGCTATAAATCTCTTGGTGTTACCTATTATTATCAAGGAGCATTTGATTCATCTCACTATTACTACGAGAAAGCTCTTGAGCAATTTAAGATTGTAGGCGATTCATTAAACATTGGGAAAATAACAGGTAATTTTGGAATCATTTATCGTAGAACTGGAAAATACGACAAAGCCCTTCAACAATATTTAAAAGCTATAGAAATTTACCAAAGGTTAGATTATAAGAGTGGATTAGCTGGAATCTATTTAAACATTGGTGGTGTATATCAAACGCTTGAAGACAAGGAAAAAGCATTAAACTTTTATCGTAAAGCGCAAGACATATTTATTACTCTTAAAGATAAACATAGACTTTCAAGAGTTTTAACAAATATTGGTGTCATCAAATTTGAACAAGGCCTCTTTCGAGAGTCTTTAAATGTCCAATTACAGGCTTTAAAAATAAATGATGATTCTGGTATGCTTCAGCACAAAGGAATCATTCATCTTAACCTTGGTCAATCATACCAAGCTTTAGGAGAGCCTATAAAAGCGCTTGAGCATTGCAACCTATGCGAAGAAATTAGGTTACAATTGAATGACATATGGGGACTTGGTAAGTTATATCTTTTAAAAGCTGAAATTCTAAAATCGCTAGAGAAATATAATGATTCAGAAGCGTATTATATAAAAGCTGAAGAAACCTGTGCCAGTAATGATCTTATCGCAGATTTAAAAGAAACCTACTACAGATATTCACTATTTCTAGAAGAACAAAGACAATTCGAAAAATCTATTAGTTATTTAAAAAAACACAATCAGCTTAAAGATTCACTACTTGAATCTTACAGATCGGAAATCGTAGCAGAATTAACTACAAAATACGAATCGGTACAACAGGAAAAAGAGCTAGAACTTCTTCAACAAAAAAGCCAGATTCAAGATCTTAAGTTAGGTGAGAAAAATGCCTGGATAATTACCCTAGCAGTGGTTTTACTTTTAGGAGCCATAGCCATCATCGTCTCTTTGCGTATTAATCGTCTAAGTGTTGCTCATAAAATAATGGATTTGCGTCAGAAAGTGCTATTGAGCCAAATGAATCCACATTTCCTGTTCAACTCTTTAACAGCAATTCAAAGCTTTATTTTAGATGAAAGGAATGATGAAGCAAACAACTACCTATCTAGACTTGCGACTTTAGTAAGAGGAATACTTGAAAATTCGCGTGAGGAATTTGTATCGCTTCGAACAGAATTAGAAACTTTAGCGGATTATATCAGCCTACAAAAATTAAGGTTTGAAAATGATATTACTTATCAATTTGAAATTGATGAAAACATTGACCAAGATGAAATCGTTGTTCCACCGATGCTAGCTCAACCTTTTGTTGAAAATGCACTAATTCATGGTGGTTTAAGAAATATGACCGATGCCAAAATAGAAGTTAAAGTATCTCTTAGCAAAAATAAAGAGCAAGTTCGTTTTCAAATAGTTGATAACGGAATTGGAATAGAAGAAGCAAAAAAACAAAATATCGAAAAGAAAACTCATAAATCCTTAGCAACATCAATCGCGCTTGATCGAGTAAAAATTTACAATTTCAAATCATCAAAAAAGATGCACTTTGATCTCATTGATTTGAAAACAATACAAGAAGATAAAAGGGGTACACTGGTTACTTACACCATACCTTTACAAGTTTATAAAGACTAA
- a CDS encoding tetratricopeptide repeat-containing sensor histidine kinase → MGKLKIYLFTILIFCNASVFSNISFDKDSLEVKQIHELLDSSAQSRNKSLEESIRLCQQAISIAERLQDSKLLSKSYKAQGINYFFAGTFDSAFVYYEKAIPHFEAINSKIDVGKVLGNIGLLYRKQGKYDKALEYYLNNLQIYKENNYQEGLGSVFNNLGNLYFEREDLIKAEQYYQFALDNFIKFKKTKEIANAYCNLGAITELKKEYSASLEYYNKSLHENSKVGNILFESKLLFNIGFLLHSQAKLDSAFIYVKKAEDIRIKIGDKDGIVSAKLELGRILMAQRKYKLAEKYLLKADEMAIENDLLKWRAEILKFLTDIYQKTGDYKNSFLRQSEMIQVTDSLKVIQADMRFEELSAAYEAEKREQELALLQQESQIHSLQLAKKNAWIITLMVVMLLGAVAILVSIRINRLRADHKILDLRQKVLLTQMNPHFLFNSLTAIQSFILDDKNDDANIYLSRLASLVRGILENSREEFVPLRTELETLKDYIVLQKLRFENEIAYQFEIDEAIDQEQTIVPPMLAQPFVENALIHGMLRNKPDAKIKVKISLSNNKELLRFQIEDNGVGIEESKKQNTNKHHKSIATSIALDRVKIYNFKSSKKMNFEIIDLKNVDPKRTGTQVCYTIPLTLDKE, encoded by the coding sequence ATGGGAAAGTTGAAAATATATCTATTCACGATTCTTATTTTCTGTAATGCAAGTGTATTCTCCAACATTTCATTTGACAAGGATTCCCTTGAAGTAAAACAGATACATGAACTACTTGATTCATCTGCTCAATCGCGAAACAAATCACTAGAAGAAAGTATTCGTTTATGCCAACAAGCAATTAGCATCGCAGAAAGACTTCAGGACTCTAAACTATTATCCAAATCATACAAAGCTCAAGGCATTAACTACTTTTTTGCGGGCACCTTCGATTCTGCTTTTGTTTATTACGAAAAAGCAATTCCTCATTTCGAAGCAATTAATTCGAAAATTGATGTAGGTAAAGTTCTCGGCAACATTGGCTTACTATACCGAAAACAAGGTAAATACGACAAGGCACTCGAATATTACCTTAACAATCTGCAAATTTATAAAGAGAATAATTATCAAGAAGGTCTTGGCAGTGTATTCAATAATTTAGGGAATTTATATTTTGAACGAGAGGACCTCATAAAAGCAGAGCAATATTACCAGTTCGCTTTAGATAACTTCATAAAATTTAAGAAAACGAAAGAGATTGCAAATGCTTATTGCAATTTGGGTGCTATTACAGAATTAAAAAAGGAATATTCTGCAAGCTTAGAATATTACAATAAATCATTACATGAAAATTCCAAAGTCGGAAATATCTTATTTGAATCGAAACTACTCTTTAATATTGGTTTTTTACTTCATTCACAAGCCAAATTAGACTCAGCCTTCATCTATGTGAAAAAAGCAGAGGATATTAGAATTAAAATTGGCGATAAAGATGGAATTGTAAGTGCTAAATTGGAGCTTGGAAGAATTTTAATGGCTCAAAGAAAATATAAACTAGCCGAAAAATACCTCCTGAAGGCAGATGAAATGGCTATTGAGAATGATTTATTGAAATGGAGAGCTGAAATCCTTAAGTTTTTAACAGATATCTATCAAAAAACAGGAGACTACAAGAACTCTTTTCTACGACAAAGTGAAATGATTCAGGTAACAGATTCGTTGAAAGTAATTCAGGCGGATATGCGATTTGAAGAACTTTCTGCAGCTTATGAAGCTGAAAAAAGAGAACAAGAACTTGCCTTATTACAACAAGAAAGTCAGATACATAGTCTACAGCTGGCAAAGAAAAATGCTTGGATTATCACCTTAATGGTTGTCATGTTATTAGGTGCTGTTGCTATTCTGGTATCCATTCGCATCAACCGTTTAAGAGCAGATCATAAAATATTAGATCTACGTCAAAAGGTATTATTAACTCAAATGAATCCTCATTTTTTATTTAACTCTCTAACTGCTATTCAAAGTTTTATTTTAGATGATAAAAATGATGATGCTAACATTTACTTGTCGAGACTAGCTAGTTTAGTTAGGGGAATACTCGAAAATTCGAGAGAAGAGTTTGTTCCATTGCGAACGGAGTTAGAAACTTTAAAAGACTATATCGTATTGCAAAAATTACGATTTGAGAATGAAATTGCTTACCAATTCGAAATTGATGAAGCAATAGATCAAGAGCAAACAATTGTTCCTCCTATGTTAGCACAACCTTTTGTTGAAAATGCCCTTATTCATGGCATGCTAAGAAATAAACCAGACGCAAAAATAAAAGTGAAAATATCACTTAGCAACAACAAAGAACTGCTCCGTTTTCAAATAGAAGATAATGGAGTTGGTATTGAGGAATCTAAAAAACAAAATACGAACAAACATCACAAATCGATAGCAACCTCAATTGCCTTAGATCGTGTTAAAATTTATAATTTCAAATCATCTAAAAAAATGAATTTTGAAATAATTGATTTGAAAAATGTTGACCCAAAACGAACTGGAACACAGGTTTGCTACACCATTCCACTAACTCTTGATAAGGAATAG
- a CDS encoding OmpP1/FadL family transporter, whose amino-acid sequence MLRKIYLAIALIAFTYSVKAEGYAVNVQGAKQTGMGHVGVAINWDASSMQFNPGALATLDAKYSFSVGGFATLIKTEFTGSFPGAPGLEETDNPTGTPFYLYGSMKVNDKLAFGLGVYTPFGNKVDFGKTWAGKYLIQEITMKSIYIQPTVSYKVNDWMSVGAGLNIVYGDFKLNKAFPIMNPADGSYITDGGAELSGNTVKYGYNLGIFLQPTEKLNIGISYRSKVDIDLDYSEGDADFTVSDALPAQIQGVFPDGGVAATLPLPASLNVGLAYQIDEKWLVSADVNFVEWSVYKKLEFISKDAAALNSLNKREWDNSITYRIGAQYSANEKLDLRAGFYYDETPTNDKYYAPETPGANKIGISAGCSYMLTDKLSVDASLLYIKGEKINGVDGNTGYAGEYQNTGFLPGIGVTYNL is encoded by the coding sequence ATGTTAAGAAAAATTTATTTAGCAATAGCTCTTATTGCTTTCACTTATAGCGTAAAAGCTGAAGGCTATGCCGTAAATGTTCAGGGCGCAAAACAAACCGGTATGGGACATGTTGGTGTTGCCATCAACTGGGATGCAAGTAGTATGCAGTTTAATCCTGGGGCACTTGCAACTCTAGATGCAAAATATAGTTTCTCTGTAGGAGGATTTGCAACCTTAATCAAAACTGAGTTTACAGGTTCATTCCCTGGAGCTCCAGGATTAGAAGAAACAGATAATCCAACAGGAACACCGTTCTATTTATATGGATCAATGAAAGTTAATGATAAGCTTGCATTTGGTTTAGGTGTTTACACGCCATTTGGAAATAAAGTTGACTTTGGAAAAACATGGGCAGGTAAATATTTGATTCAGGAAATTACGATGAAATCCATTTATATCCAACCAACTGTTTCATATAAAGTGAACGATTGGATGTCTGTTGGTGCTGGCTTAAATATCGTTTATGGTGACTTTAAATTAAATAAAGCATTTCCTATTATGAATCCTGCAGATGGATCATATATTACTGATGGGGGAGCTGAGTTAAGTGGTAACACAGTAAAATATGGTTATAACTTAGGTATCTTCTTACAACCAACTGAAAAACTAAACATTGGTATTTCATACCGTTCTAAAGTTGATATTGATCTTGATTATTCTGAAGGTGATGCTGACTTTACAGTTAGTGATGCGCTTCCTGCACAAATACAGGGTGTTTTTCCTGATGGCGGAGTTGCGGCAACACTTCCATTACCTGCTAGCTTAAATGTAGGGCTTGCTTATCAGATCGATGAAAAGTGGTTGGTATCTGCTGATGTAAATTTCGTTGAATGGTCTGTTTACAAAAAGCTTGAATTTATTTCAAAAGATGCAGCAGCTCTTAATTCTTTAAATAAAAGAGAATGGGATAATTCTATAACCTATAGAATTGGTGCTCAATACTCGGCTAATGAGAAATTAGATCTACGTGCTGGTTTTTATTATGACGAAACACCAACAAATGATAAATATTATGCTCCTGAAACTCCTGGCGCGAACAAAATTGGTATCTCAGCAGGTTGCTCTTATATGCTTACAGATAAATTAAGCGTTGATGCTTCTTTATTGTATATCAAAGGTGAAAAAATCAATGGTGTTGATGGAAATACTGGATATGCAGGAGAATATCAAAACACTGGATTTTTACCAGGTATCGGTGTAACATATAATTTATAA
- a CDS encoding Fic family protein, which yields MNNNCLFKDMSDKLNKKTGGDFVYQSFKEGYKSVTPSLINRSFEWNDKQINILLESAMLELGELNAYSKFYPRIDEHVPLFIAQEVLASNLIEGNKSNLYQVFVPEISKSFKVKYAQKEITNHIKAIQWGVGELTKFPLSIRLVKESHRILCADLPVKKEFGGKFRPFFQANDLLLEDKADYTPPNKHDLKILINDAKWFWRNEDLELPYLIKMAISLCQFETILPFLDGNGRTARTLILLELISLNFLSKPIFCLSAFFEKNRLEYYHRLNLIRSRNDVEQWIRFFITGMNETAIHSKELLGRLEQLTEHYESVIENKMGVKRRNSAKQLLAEFYSSPFMSVNDIKEKLNLSFQSANLLVKEFESTNLLREHVGARRNRIFYLWEYLAIFEM from the coding sequence GTGAATAATAACTGCTTATTCAAGGATATGAGTGATAAGTTGAATAAAAAAACTGGAGGTGATTTCGTTTACCAGAGTTTTAAAGAGGGTTATAAGAGTGTAACACCTTCTTTAATTAACCGTTCATTTGAATGGAATGATAAACAAATCAATATTTTATTAGAATCTGCCATGCTTGAGTTGGGAGAGCTAAACGCCTACTCAAAATTTTACCCTCGAATAGATGAACATGTGCCACTTTTTATTGCTCAAGAAGTGCTTGCTTCCAACTTAATCGAAGGAAATAAGAGTAACCTGTATCAGGTTTTTGTGCCAGAGATATCTAAGAGTTTCAAGGTGAAGTATGCACAAAAAGAAATTACCAACCATATAAAAGCTATACAATGGGGAGTTGGAGAGTTGACAAAGTTTCCTCTTTCCATACGATTAGTTAAAGAATCACATCGTATTTTATGTGCCGATTTACCAGTTAAAAAAGAATTTGGAGGAAAGTTTAGGCCGTTTTTTCAAGCAAATGATCTTTTGCTTGAAGATAAAGCAGATTATACGCCACCTAATAAACATGACTTGAAAATATTGATTAATGATGCTAAGTGGTTTTGGCGTAATGAGGATCTCGAGCTGCCTTATCTTATTAAGATGGCGATTTCACTTTGTCAGTTCGAGACCATACTTCCTTTCCTGGATGGAAATGGGCGAACGGCTCGTACTCTTATTCTATTGGAGTTAATTAGTTTGAATTTTTTGTCGAAGCCAATTTTTTGCCTTTCTGCTTTTTTCGAAAAGAATCGATTGGAGTATTATCATCGTCTGAATTTGATTCGATCGAGAAATGATGTTGAACAATGGATTCGATTTTTTATCACAGGAATGAATGAAACAGCTATTCACAGTAAGGAGCTGCTAGGGCGTTTAGAGCAACTAACAGAACACTACGAGTCGGTTATTGAAAATAAGATGGGGGTTAAAAGACGAAATTCTGCAAAACAACTGCTTGCTGAGTTTTATTCATCCCCATTTATGTCCGTTAATGACATAAAAGAGAAATTAAATTTAAGTTTTCAATCGGCAAATTTGCTTGTAAAAGAATTTGAGTCTACAAATTTATTGCGCGAACATGTAGGTGCACGTAGAAATAGAATTTTCTATTTGTGGGAGTATTTGGCAATATTCGAAATGTAA
- the sucC gene encoding ADP-forming succinate--CoA ligase subunit beta: MKIHEYQAKEILRSFGVPVPESKIAFSVKEAEQAAQEIGLPVVVKAQIHAGGRGKGGGVKFAPTAQDVSQYANDILGMTLITHQTGPEGRLVKKVWIEEASNIKHEYYAGIVLDRASSKVTFMVSTEGGMEIEKVAEETPEKIVKVAVDAAVGLQAFQAREMAFALGLSGAAFKNAVKFFLALYKAYMGTDASLFEINPLVVTQEGDVIALDAKADFDNNAMYRQKTLTPLRDLDEEEPLEIEAGQSGLNYIKLDGNIGCMVNGAGLAMGTMDIIKLTGGEPANFLDVGGSASAETVEQGFRIILSDKNVKAVLINIFGGIVRCDRVANGVIQAIKNINTQVPIVVRLQGTNAEEGKKLLEESGMNIIAATELKDAAKKVVATLKTINTMSVLVNKDTRLVVQGITGSEGGFHTQQMIEYGTNVVAGVTPGKGGQMFMDSVPVFDTVKDAVKIAKANASVIFVPPAFAADAIMEAADAGIELVICITEGIPTLDMVDVHEFLSKRPKTTLIGPNCPGVITPGVAKIGIMPGFIHKPGKIGIISRSGTLTYEAVHQLGNAGFGQSTAIGIGGDPIIGTKHIDAVKLLNEDPETEAIVLIGEIGGSDEETAAAYIADNVKKPVVAFIAGQTAPEGKRMGHAGAIIAGGKGTAEEKMKALAAAGIHVVKSPADIGNKMKEVVG, translated from the coding sequence ATGAAGATTCACGAATATCAAGCAAAGGAAATTTTACGGTCGTTTGGCGTTCCTGTACCTGAGAGCAAAATTGCATTCTCGGTAAAAGAAGCAGAGCAAGCAGCTCAAGAAATTGGATTGCCTGTAGTCGTTAAAGCGCAAATTCACGCAGGAGGCCGCGGAAAAGGTGGAGGTGTTAAGTTTGCACCTACTGCTCAAGACGTAAGCCAATATGCGAATGATATTTTAGGGATGACCCTAATTACCCACCAAACAGGTCCTGAAGGACGTTTGGTTAAAAAAGTTTGGATTGAAGAAGCTTCGAATATCAAGCATGAGTATTATGCGGGTATCGTTCTTGATCGTGCCTCATCGAAGGTAACCTTTATGGTTTCTACCGAAGGCGGTATGGAAATTGAGAAAGTCGCTGAAGAAACACCTGAGAAAATTGTAAAGGTTGCCGTTGATGCAGCGGTTGGATTACAGGCTTTCCAGGCTAGAGAAATGGCCTTTGCATTAGGTCTTAGCGGTGCTGCATTTAAGAATGCAGTGAAGTTCTTCCTTGCGCTTTATAAAGCTTATATGGGAACGGATGCTTCTCTATTCGAGATTAACCCATTGGTTGTAACTCAGGAAGGTGATGTTATCGCTTTGGATGCTAAGGCCGATTTTGATAATAATGCTATGTATCGCCAGAAAACATTGACTCCACTTCGTGACCTTGACGAAGAAGAGCCATTGGAAATTGAGGCGGGGCAATCAGGTCTTAACTATATTAAACTAGATGGTAACATTGGCTGTATGGTAAATGGTGCTGGTTTGGCTATGGGAACGATGGATATTATTAAATTGACTGGTGGTGAGCCAGCTAACTTTCTTGATGTTGGAGGGTCAGCATCAGCAGAAACCGTAGAACAAGGTTTCCGTATCATCCTTTCAGACAAAAATGTAAAGGCTGTTTTAATTAATATTTTTGGTGGTATCGTTCGTTGCGATCGTGTTGCCAATGGCGTTATTCAAGCCATCAAAAATATCAATACTCAAGTACCTATTGTTGTTCGTTTACAAGGAACCAATGCTGAAGAAGGTAAAAAGCTTCTTGAAGAGTCAGGCATGAATATTATTGCCGCGACAGAACTTAAAGATGCAGCTAAAAAAGTAGTAGCCACCCTTAAAACAATCAACACAATGAGTGTATTAGTAAATAAAGATACAAGACTAGTAGTTCAGGGAATTACGGGTTCAGAAGGGGGATTTCATACCCAACAAATGATAGAATACGGCACCAATGTGGTTGCAGGTGTTACACCAGGTAAAGGTGGGCAAATGTTTATGGATAGTGTACCGGTTTTCGATACTGTAAAAGATGCTGTGAAAATTGCAAAAGCTAATGCTTCGGTTATTTTTGTTCCACCAGCATTTGCGGCTGATGCGATTATGGAAGCTGCTGATGCAGGTATCGAGCTTGTAATATGTATTACCGAGGGTATTCCTACTCTTGATATGGTAGATGTTCATGAGTTTCTTTCAAAGCGTCCAAAAACAACTCTTATTGGGCCTAACTGCCCAGGTGTAATTACGCCAGGTGTAGCAAAGATTGGTATTATGCCAGGTTTTATTCATAAGCCAGGTAAGATTGGTATTATCTCACGTTCGGGAACCTTAACTTACGAGGCTGTTCACCAACTAGGTAATGCAGGTTTTGGTCAGTCTACAGCTATTGGTATTGGTGGTGACCCAATTATTGGAACCAAACATATTGATGCAGTCAAGCTTTTGAATGAAGACCCAGAAACGGAAGCTATCGTTCTTATCGGTGAAATTGGTGGTTCAGATGAAGAAACTGCTGCTGCTTATATCGCTGATAACGTGAAGAAACCTGTTGTAGCATTTATCGCTGGTCAAACTGCTCCTGAGGGGAAACGTATGGGACATGCAGGTGCTATTATCGCTGGTGGTAAAGGTACAGCTGAAGAGAAGATGAAAGCTCTGGCAGCTGCTGGTATCCACGTTGTGAAATCACCTGCTGATATAGGAAACAAAATGAAAGAAGTAGTGGGGTAA
- a CDS encoding YbjN domain-containing protein — translation MNTYYNKVKEYLLNLEFNIVQEDTAEELFVVENPDGGIANLIIDCEDPILIIEGLLFELTEENPEVYKSLLKKNREIVHGAFVLDESGKKIIFRDTLQLENLDQNELEATLNSLELLLSEFSEEIISYSKS, via the coding sequence ATGAACACATATTATAACAAGGTAAAAGAATACCTTTTGAATTTAGAATTCAATATTGTACAGGAAGATACAGCAGAAGAACTATTTGTTGTTGAAAATCCTGATGGTGGAATCGCTAATTTGATAATTGATTGTGAAGATCCAATTTTAATTATTGAAGGATTGCTTTTCGAATTAACGGAAGAGAATCCAGAAGTTTATAAATCATTATTAAAAAAGAATAGAGAAATTGTTCACGGGGCTTTTGTTTTAGACGAGTCTGGGAAAAAAATAATTTTCCGTGATACGCTTCAGTTAGAGAATTTAGATCAGAACGAATTGGAGGCAACTTTAAATTCATTAGAATTGTTGTTGAGCGAGTTTTCTGAAGAGATTATTTCATATTCAAAATCATAA
- a CDS encoding PspA/IM30 family protein translates to MGIFGRLFNVGKAEAHSAIDKLEDPIKMTEQGIRDLKKDLDKSLQALAEVKALAIRSKRDLNEQKSMAKNYEQKAMLLLQKAEKGDLEMSEAERLATEALARKEEAVSNASRSQEEVSKFDTNISQLDTNVKKLKSTITRYENELRTLKARARVSQATSKINKQLSGIDSSGTVGMLEKMKDKVAQQEAMAEAYGDIAFENRSLDDEIDATLSDTNVKASNALEELKAKMKNKE, encoded by the coding sequence ATGGGAATTTTTGGTAGATTATTCAATGTGGGCAAAGCAGAAGCTCACTCCGCTATAGATAAATTAGAAGATCCGATTAAGATGACCGAACAGGGAATCAGAGATCTCAAAAAAGATTTAGATAAAAGTTTACAAGCTTTGGCTGAAGTGAAGGCTTTAGCAATTCGAAGCAAGAGAGACTTGAATGAGCAAAAGTCGATGGCAAAGAATTACGAGCAAAAAGCAATGTTATTATTGCAAAAAGCTGAAAAAGGTGATTTGGAAATGTCGGAAGCAGAACGCTTAGCAACCGAGGCCTTGGCTAGAAAAGAAGAAGCTGTTTCTAATGCTTCAAGATCGCAGGAAGAAGTGAGTAAATTCGATACTAACATTAGTCAGTTAGATACGAATGTGAAGAAATTAAAATCAACGATTACTCGCTATGAGAATGAATTGAGAACTTTAAAAGCTCGTGCTCGTGTAAGTCAAGCGACTTCGAAAATTAACAAGCAACTTTCTGGAATTGATAGTTCTGGTACGGTTGGAATGTTAGAGAAAATGAAAGACAAAGTAGCTCAGCAAGAAGCTATGGCTGAAGCTTACGGCGATATTGCTTTTGAAAATCGTAGTTTAGATGATGAAATTGATGCAACTTTAAGCGATACTAATGTTAAAGCATCAAATGCATTGGAAGAGCTAAAAGCAAAAATGAAAAATAAAGAATAG